A segment of the Caviibacter abscessus genome:
AATACCTTTATCTTTATATCTATTTGTAAAATCTTCAATAATTAATTTTAATCCTTCTTTATCTTTTAATGCTGTTGTTATATCTCTAAATAGTATACCTTTTTCAGGAAAGTCAGGAATTGTTCTTATTAGTTTATCAACTTTTTCTTTATCTATTTTATTCATTGTTTACTTCCTCCCATATCTAATAAAATAATTTTTAATTTAATTATTTTTTTATTCTCAACTTCTATTACCCTAATAATATATAAAGGTTCATTTAATTGATCATTTTCTTGTGCAACTTTTCCAAGCTTATATTGAACAAATCCTGAAATAGTTTCATACTCTTCCGATAAAGGTATTTCAATTCCTATTTCTTCATTTATTTCTTCAACAGATGTCTCACCCATGACTTCAAATATATTATCTGTCAATTTTATTATATTATCAACTTCAATGTCGTACTCATCCCTTATTTCACCGACAATTTCTTCTAAAATATCCTCTATAGTTACAATTCCGGATGTTCCACCATATTCATCAATTATTACTGCTATATGGCTTTGGTTAAGTTTAAATTCTTCAAGCATCTTTTCAATAGGTTTTGCTTCAGGAACATATACTGCTTTTCTTGCTAAATCTTTTATTTTAGTACTATGCTTTGCAGTAAGTATATCTTTAATATACAATATTCCTTCAATATTATCTATACTTTCAGTATATACAGGTATTCTTGAAAATCCTTGCTCGGCTATTTCTGATAAATGTGCTCCTATTGTATCTTCCATGTTAAGTGCAAAAAGTGATGTTCTTGGAGTCATTATTTCTTTTACTGTTGTTTGTGAAAATTGATCTTCTTCAGGTTCTTCATAAATTTCCTCTTCGGAAAATTGTTCTACCTGTTCTCTAAATATTAATTTTAGTATGTAATAAACCGGAAATATTATGTAAGAAAGTAAGATAATTAACCATTTTACATATTCATATACCAATTCACTATATTTATTTTTTATAATTCTTGGTATATATTCACAAATTAAAAGCAATAATATTGTAGAAATTATCGCATTTATATGAAAATCCTTTAAAGCAAATAAAATACTAGATATAAATATATATCTGTATAATATTACTATTTCTTTATATTTTTTATCTAATTGTTCTTCAATTATCTTAAAAACAATTAAAAGTAAGGTTGCTATAAACAAGAGGACTAATTCCCCGTTCATATTAATCATTCTCCTTTAATATTTAGTACATTATATCCTACTATATTTATTAATACTTGTCAATTTACTATTTATTATATTTTCCATAAGACAAGCAATAGTCATTGGTCCTACTCCACCAGGTACAGGAGTGATATATGAAACTTCATTTTTTTGTATTACATTTTCAAAATCAACGTCTCCATATAACTTACTTTCAACTCTGTTGATACCTACATCAATAATTACTGCACCTTTTTTTAAATGCTCTGCTTTTATTAAATGTTTTACTCCAACTGCAACTATTACTATATCAGCATTTTCTAGTTTTTCGTATAAATTTTTTGTTTTAGTATGACAAACTTGTACTGTAGCGGAAAGATTAATAAGCATATTTGCAAGTGGTTTACCTACTATATTACTTCTTCCGACAATAACGGTATTAGCTCCTTCTATTTCTATGTTATATTCTTTAAGTAGTTTTATTATTCCTTGTGCTGTACATGGTTTAAAACCATCAAGATTTAATACTAAATTCCCTAAACTTTTAGCTGTAAGTCCATCTACATCTTTTCTAAAATCAATATTTTCTATTATTTCAACACTATTTAAATGTTTTGGTAATGGCATTTGAAGTAAAATACCATCTATATTTTCATCTGCGTTTAATTCTTTTATTTTATTTATAATCTCTTCTTTTGTAGAAGTCTCAGGCATTGTTATAGTGATTGTTTTAATTCCAACTTTACTACAAGCACGCTCTTTATTTCTCACATAAACTTGAGATGCTTTATCATTTCCAACCAATATTACTGCTAAACCTGCATGCGTATTATGCTTTTCTATTATTTCATCATGCTGATTTTTTAAATTACTAAGTATTTTCTCCGAAATACTTTTTCCGTCTATAATTTTAGTCATTTTTTTCTTCATCGCTCCAGATTGAAATATGGTTTTTCCAAAAATTAAGTTCTTGTAATTTTGCAGATATATCTACGTTTATAACAACAACATTACTTGGAACATCTAATTTATATGCAGTTAAATTTAATATAGCTTTTATACCCAGTCTTATTAATTCATCAGCCATTTCTTGAGCATATTCTCTAGTTACAGCTAATATTACTTCATCTACTTTATTTTCATGTATAAAACTTTCTAGCATATCAACATTATTTACTGTTAACCCAAGTGAATTAATCTTTTTTCCAACCTTTGATAAATCTTTATCAAAAACACCTATTATTTTAAATCCTTTTCCCAAAACTGCCATATTATTACTGATCATGGCTCCCATTTTTCCATGCCCTATCAGTATTACATTATTTTCGCTATCTACACCTAAAATATGTTCTATTATTTGTATTAATTTCTTTACACTATACCCTTTACCCCTAACTCCAAATTCTCCAAAAGTTGATAAATCCTTTCTTACTTGAGCAGATGTACTTTTCATTTTAGTAGCTAATTCACCTGAATTAATATTTTCTTTTTGTTTTTGTACTTCCTGTAAAATACTTAGATATTGTGTAAGTCTTGCAATCATCATATTTGATATGTCATTTAACATATACTGTTCATTTATACCACTATTTTCTATCATAAATAATATCTCCTACTAAAAGTTTTCTACCGTTTACTATATCTTGTCCGGTCATTAACTTTTTACCTTCAAATTTAGCAGAGCTGATAAGAATTGAACCATTCGCGCAACTTATTACAGGTCCTTTTTTTGTAAGTTCTGCAACTACTCCATTGGCTAGGTCATATTTTTTTTCTAATTTTTGTACACTATATATTTTAATATGTTCTCCATTTTTAATTGTATATGCACAAGGACTTGGACTAAGCCCTCTTACTAAATTAAAAATTTGTTCTTTTGTCTTATCAAAATCTATCTGCATTTCTTCTTTTTTTATAGGCTTTACTAATGTTGCTTTACTATCATCTTGTTTTGTTGCTATATATGTATTATTAATTAATTTAGGTATTGTATTTTCTAACCCTTGTGCTCCAAGCTTAGATAATCTGTCAGTAAGTGTACCCAAATTGTCTTCCTCAAGTATTTCTGTTTTTAACACTTCAAGTACATCTCCTGTATCAAGACCTTCGTTTATAAACATAATACTTATACCTGTTTCACTATCTCCATTTATAAGGGCAGAATGTATAGGTGAGGCCCCTCTATACTTTGGAAGTATTGATGAATGTACATTTATAATTCCAAGTCTTGGTATATCAATTATACTTTTAGGTATAATTTTACCATATGCAACAACAACGATTAAATCAGGATTAATCTCTTTTATTTTATCTAAAATTTCATCTTTTTTTAAACTTGTAGGTTGTATACATTCTATTTCATTTTCTAAAGCAAACTGCTTAACCGGTGAAAAAAGAATCTTTTTTCCTCTTGCATTTACTTTATCTTCTTTAGTAAATATTAATTTTAAATCTGTATTTTCTTTTAACACCTTAAGGCTTGGTATTGCAAAATCAGGTGTTCCCATAAATACTGTTTTTATCATTTTAC
Coding sequences within it:
- a CDS encoding hemolysin family protein is translated as MNGELVLLFIATLLLIVFKIIEEQLDKKYKEIVILYRYIFISSILFALKDFHINAIISTILLLLICEYIPRIIKNKYSELVYEYVKWLIILLSYIIFPVYYILKLIFREQVEQFSEEEIYEEPEEDQFSQTTVKEIMTPRTSLFALNMEDTIGAHLSEIAEQGFSRIPVYTESIDNIEGILYIKDILTAKHSTKIKDLARKAVYVPEAKPIEKMLEEFKLNQSHIAVIIDEYGGTSGIVTIEDILEEIVGEIRDEYDIEVDNIIKLTDNIFEVMGETSVEEINEEIGIEIPLSEEYETISGFVQYKLGKVAQENDQLNEPLYIIRVIEVENKKIIKLKIILLDMGGSKQ
- a CDS encoding bifunctional 5,10-methylenetetrahydrofolate dehydrogenase/5,10-methenyltetrahydrofolate cyclohydrolase; this encodes MKKKMTKIIDGKSISEKILSNLKNQHDEIIEKHNTHAGLAVILVGNDKASQVYVRNKERACSKVGIKTITITMPETSTKEEIINKIKELNADENIDGILLQMPLPKHLNSVEIIENIDFRKDVDGLTAKSLGNLVLNLDGFKPCTAQGIIKLLKEYNIEIEGANTVIVGRSNIVGKPLANMLINLSATVQVCHTKTKNLYEKLENADIVIVAVGVKHLIKAEHLKKGAVIIDVGINRVESKLYGDVDFENVIQKNEVSYITPVPGGVGPMTIACLMENIINSKLTSINKYSRI
- a CDS encoding redox-sensing transcriptional repressor Rex, encoding MIENSGINEQYMLNDISNMMIARLTQYLSILQEVQKQKENINSGELATKMKSTSAQVRKDLSTFGEFGVRGKGYSVKKLIQIIEHILGVDSENNVILIGHGKMGAMISNNMAVLGKGFKIIGVFDKDLSKVGKKINSLGLTVNNVDMLESFIHENKVDEVILAVTREYAQEMADELIRLGIKAILNLTAYKLDVPSNVVVINVDISAKLQELNFWKNHISIWSDEEKND
- the fmt gene encoding methionyl-tRNA formyltransferase, whose product is MKTVFMGTPDFAIPSLKVLKENTDLKLIFTKEDKVNARGKKILFSPVKQFALENEIECIQPTSLKKDEILDKIKEINPDLIVVVAYGKIIPKSIIDIPRLGIINVHSSILPKYRGASPIHSALINGDSETGISIMFINEGLDTGDVLEVLKTEILEEDNLGTLTDRLSKLGAQGLENTIPKLINNTYIATKQDDSKATLVKPIKKEEMQIDFDKTKEQIFNLVRGLSPSPCAYTIKNGEHIKIYSVQKLEKKYDLANGVVAELTKKGPVISCANGSILISSAKFEGKKLMTGQDIVNGRKLLVGDIIYDRK